A portion of the Planctomycetota bacterium genome contains these proteins:
- a CDS encoding L-threonylcarbamoyladenylate synthase — MTIVPDIHACVDRLRAGGLVAFPTETVYGLGADALNERAVRRVFELKGRPANNPLIVHVSGPAMAREVVRAWPPGAERLAEAFWPGPLSIVLQRAPQVPAIVSAGGDTIAVRCPDHPLTLALLRAFGGPLVGPSANLSGRVSPTAASHVRDAFPGDEVLVLDGGECRVGIESTVLSLVGGPARVLRPGVLGAEQIAGTLGAGVSYEAPADAAPDGSADAGAPLASPGLLASHYAPARRAVLTDAPGIQRLVREGHGLVVALAISDLSLPQPHEVIPMPEFAEDYAHAMYTALRMADTPRTGVIAIERPPEGDTPEDRAIWRAVLDRLTRAAGVR; from the coding sequence GTGACGATCGTTCCCGACATCCACGCGTGCGTCGACCGCCTCCGCGCGGGCGGGCTCGTCGCGTTTCCCACCGAGACCGTCTACGGCCTGGGGGCCGACGCCCTCAACGAGCGCGCCGTGCGCCGCGTCTTCGAGCTCAAGGGCCGCCCCGCCAACAACCCGCTGATCGTCCATGTCTCCGGCCCCGCCATGGCGCGCGAGGTCGTCCGCGCCTGGCCACCCGGGGCCGAGCGCCTGGCGGAGGCGTTCTGGCCCGGCCCCCTCTCGATCGTCCTCCAGCGCGCCCCGCAAGTGCCCGCCATCGTCAGCGCTGGGGGCGACACCATCGCCGTCCGCTGCCCCGACCACCCGCTCACCCTCGCGCTGCTCCGCGCCTTCGGGGGCCCGCTCGTCGGCCCGAGCGCCAACCTCTCCGGCAGGGTCTCCCCCACCGCCGCTTCGCACGTGCGCGACGCGTTCCCGGGCGACGAAGTTCTCGTGCTCGACGGCGGGGAATGCCGCGTCGGCATCGAGTCCACGGTGCTCTCGCTCGTCGGAGGCCCAGCGCGCGTGCTGCGTCCGGGCGTGCTGGGGGCCGAGCAGATCGCGGGCACGCTCGGGGCGGGCGTGTCGTACGAAGCGCCGGCCGACGCCGCCCCCGACGGGTCCGCCGATGCGGGCGCCCCGCTGGCCTCGCCGGGCCTGCTGGCGAGCCATTACGCGCCCGCGCGCCGGGCCGTGCTCACCGACGCCCCGGGCATCCAGCGCCTCGTGCGCGAAGGGCACGGGCTGGTCGTCGCGCTCGCGATCTCGGACCTGTCGCTCCCGCAGCCGCACGAGGTCATCCCCATGCCGGAGTTCGCGGAGGACTACGCGCACGCGATGTACACGGCCCTGCGCATGGCCGACACTCCGCGCACCGGCGTCATCGCCATCGAGCGCCCGCCCGAGGGCGACACGCCCGAAGACCGCGCGATCTGGCGGGCCGTGCTCGACCGCCTCACCCGCGCGGCGGGTGTTCGCTAG
- a CDS encoding TolC family protein: protein MLALCLAAGGCRTSPLARESERLVRESAISATEHELRAARRAPAPRVVRRDDSDRELGIRAEFLPELERMAGPASYDWSSLSLGEDLLGAPSDEVGVSLQSVVRTTVEHNIAVQFARLGVGVSEAQVQAAEAAFDWTFFASSSWNSVNSPQVSSAFSGSTSPVTSNAAETLSGGAGLRRPLVGGGRFTAQLDNSYIDNNTPGQVNRPNPAVQQAFLLQWDQPLLRNAGSEVALAEIRVARNSERTAVQTLRRDLIRVVTEAERTYWDLVRSMYDVLILQRLLDRGIEVRRQLEQRLPLDANQAQIASARARVEARRADLQRARTQVRVLSDRLKQLMNAPDVPVGSEVIVLPVDRPIDQPVQFSLLESLRQAVANRPEVQQAVIAIDDASIRQIVARNARLPDLTMRLQARWSALDQDLGSTSADLFSGNFIDYLAGLNFEQAIGNRRAEADYRRRRLERMQTVLAYRNSVQSAAVEVKSALNRVNLNYTLIAQTRQSRLAAAEVLRVLQVEKDFRQGFTVERLDLELNRQESLAAAERDEVQALIEYNQTIAELFQAIGTALERNNIRVVVPTTEDALEDWSQSLLRE from the coding sequence GTGCTTGCCCTGTGCCTGGCGGCTGGAGGCTGTCGCACCTCGCCCCTCGCGCGCGAGAGCGAACGCCTCGTGCGCGAGAGTGCGATCAGCGCGACCGAGCACGAACTGCGTGCCGCCCGGCGCGCGCCCGCGCCGCGCGTCGTGCGGCGCGATGACTCGGACCGCGAACTGGGCATCCGCGCCGAGTTCCTGCCCGAGTTGGAGCGCATGGCCGGGCCCGCGTCCTACGACTGGAGTTCGCTCTCGCTCGGCGAGGACCTGCTCGGCGCGCCCTCCGACGAGGTCGGTGTCTCGCTGCAGTCGGTGGTCCGCACGACGGTGGAGCACAACATCGCCGTCCAGTTCGCACGATTGGGCGTGGGCGTGAGCGAGGCGCAGGTGCAGGCGGCCGAGGCCGCGTTCGATTGGACCTTCTTCGCGAGTTCGTCCTGGAACAGCGTGAACTCGCCGCAGGTCTCCAGTGCGTTCAGCGGATCGACCAGCCCGGTGACGAGCAACGCGGCCGAGACGCTCTCGGGCGGCGCCGGGCTGCGCCGGCCGCTGGTCGGGGGCGGGCGGTTTACCGCGCAGCTCGACAACTCGTACATCGACAACAACACGCCCGGGCAGGTCAACCGCCCGAACCCGGCGGTGCAGCAGGCGTTCCTGCTCCAGTGGGACCAGCCCCTGCTGCGCAACGCCGGCAGCGAGGTGGCGCTCGCCGAGATCCGCGTGGCGCGCAACTCGGAACGCACCGCGGTGCAGACGCTGCGGCGTGACCTGATCCGCGTCGTGACCGAAGCCGAGCGCACGTACTGGGACCTCGTCCGCTCGATGTACGACGTGCTGATCTTGCAGCGCCTGCTGGACCGGGGGATCGAGGTTCGCCGCCAGCTCGAGCAGCGCCTGCCGCTGGACGCGAACCAGGCGCAGATCGCCAGCGCGCGGGCGCGCGTGGAGGCGCGCCGTGCGGACCTGCAGCGGGCGCGCACGCAGGTGCGCGTGCTGAGCGACCGCCTGAAGCAGCTCATGAACGCGCCCGACGTGCCCGTGGGGTCCGAGGTCATCGTGCTTCCGGTGGATCGTCCGATCGACCAGCCGGTGCAGTTCAGCCTGCTCGAGAGCCTGCGCCAGGCCGTCGCGAACCGCCCGGAGGTGCAGCAGGCGGTGATCGCCATCGATGACGCGTCGATCCGTCAGATCGTGGCTCGCAACGCCCGCCTTCCGGATCTCACCATGCGCCTGCAGGCCCGCTGGTCGGCGCTCGACCAGGACCTGGGCAGCACCTCGGCCGATCTCTTCAGCGGCAACTTCATCGACTATCTCGCCGGGCTGAACTTCGAGCAGGCGATCGGCAACCGGCGCGCCGAGGCCGACTACAGGCGCCGCCGCCTGGAACGCATGCAGACCGTGCTCGCCTACCGAAACTCGGTGCAGTCCGCGGCCGTCGAGGTCAAGTCGGCCCTCAACCGCGTCAATCTCAACTACACCCTGATCGCGCAGACGCGTCAGAGCCGCCTCGCCGCCGCCGAGGTCCTCCGCGTGCTCCAGGTCGAGAAGGACTTCCGCCAGGGCTTCACCGTCGAACGCCTCGACCTCGAACTCAACCGTCAGGAGTCCCTCGCCGCCGCCGAGCGCGACGAGGTCCAGGCCCTCATCGAGTACAACCAGACGATCGCGGAGCTCTTCCAGGCGATCGGCACGGCCCTGGAACGGAACAACATCCGCGTGGTCGTCCCCACCACCGAAGACGCCCTCGAGGACTGGAGCCAGAGCCTGCTGCGGGAGTAA
- a CDS encoding FIST N-terminal domain-containing protein, giving the protein MVSRIGSSTSPLFACSLAAGEDAGVLAARSAEECVHALAGTCDLALVFISRDLVPQAEAITAGVRSRLRPGVLLGVTAAGVIGGGTELEESSGVSILAARLPGATLTPFRTDDLIGDDEPDAARERIVTTLGAADDLRGVLLFADPFSVPLVRLLPAMTEALKGCGNPPILGGLASAANDPGGNAMAIDARVESRGGVGVAIRGPVRIDAMVSQGCRPFGPTFVVTKARRNIIFELGGKPALQVVSDVIGELSEDERAGLKAGLFVGRVVNEFKQHFGRGDFLIRNVLGVDQNHGAVALADQVHVGQTVRLHMRDARTAHEDLALLLDAQKLHAPPAGVLLVTCTGRGRRLFETPNHDAGAIVRAFLPHPGGESRARVGFDISAPEHAGPPLAGFFAAGEIGPIDQGAFLHGHTACAALFRGV; this is encoded by the coding sequence GTGGTCTCGCGGATCGGCTCATCGACCTCGCCCCTGTTCGCGTGCAGCCTGGCGGCGGGCGAGGACGCGGGCGTCCTCGCGGCCCGGAGCGCCGAAGAGTGCGTGCACGCCCTCGCCGGCACGTGCGACCTCGCCCTCGTCTTCATCTCGCGCGACCTTGTGCCCCAGGCCGAGGCCATCACCGCCGGCGTGCGATCGCGCCTGCGCCCGGGCGTGCTGTTGGGCGTCACCGCGGCGGGGGTCATCGGGGGCGGCACGGAACTCGAAGAATCGTCCGGCGTGTCGATCCTCGCCGCACGCCTGCCCGGCGCCACGCTCACGCCCTTTCGCACCGACGACCTGATCGGCGACGACGAGCCCGACGCCGCCCGCGAGCGCATCGTCACCACCCTCGGCGCGGCCGACGACCTGCGGGGCGTGCTGCTCTTCGCCGACCCGTTCTCCGTGCCGCTCGTGCGATTGCTGCCCGCCATGACCGAGGCGCTCAAGGGGTGCGGGAACCCGCCGATCCTGGGCGGGCTCGCGTCGGCCGCGAACGACCCCGGCGGGAACGCGATGGCGATCGACGCCCGCGTCGAATCGCGGGGCGGCGTGGGCGTCGCCATCCGCGGGCCCGTCCGCATCGACGCCATGGTCTCGCAGGGATGCCGCCCGTTCGGCCCCACGTTCGTCGTCACCAAGGCGCGCCGGAACATCATCTTCGAGCTCGGCGGCAAGCCCGCGCTGCAGGTGGTGTCCGACGTCATCGGCGAACTCTCGGAAGATGAGCGGGCCGGCCTGAAGGCGGGCCTCTTCGTCGGGCGCGTCGTCAATGAGTTCAAGCAGCACTTCGGGCGGGGCGACTTCCTCATCCGCAACGTGCTGGGCGTGGATCAGAACCACGGGGCCGTCGCCCTCGCCGATCAGGTGCACGTCGGCCAGACCGTGCGCCTGCACATGCGCGACGCGCGCACGGCCCACGAGGACCTCGCGCTGCTGCTCGACGCGCAGAAACTCCACGCCCCGCCCGCGGGAGTCCTGCTCGTGACATGCACGGGGCGCGGGCGGCGTCTCTTCGAAACCCCGAACCACGACGCGGGTGCGATCGTCCGCGCCTTCCTGCCGCACCCGGGCGGAGAGAGCCGCGCACGCGTGGGGTTCGATATCAGCGCGCCCGAGCACGCCGGCCCGCCGCTCGCGGGTTTCTTCGCCGCCGGCGAGATCGGCCCAATCGACCAAGGCGCGTTCCTCCACGGGCACACCGCCTGTGCGGCGCTGTTCCGGGGTGTGTGA